A stretch of Paenibacillus mucilaginosus 3016 DNA encodes these proteins:
- a CDS encoding PucR family transcriptional regulator: MSSVIKNGRVYWLVQKQESEALLFAVDEQVVSDVERRLVDLVLSTKKEPEPKPARMPTEEERKAGLVRDWLHQQQERGFTQAEMPDQLVSLLSLYSTKVPILLYGDYTTSRRVHYAELKKLLDSFFDAEITLIPLTEKEWLILGSEKILTMDGGDDRISDEETLEDKLAAMGYGLHEMLENEWVGEAHLAVHYPMTPAKSLYSVVLQLRETIMLGRTYHVGSSMHLPWELQLEKLVHLVPEAEKASFLERVLKRLDVAFDPETMTTLEQFFQLDCNVSETAKKLYIHRNTLLYRLDKFKQETGLDVRTFNNAVLVKIAMLLYKVTKRK, from the coding sequence GTGAGCAGCGTGATCAAGAATGGACGGGTCTATTGGCTGGTACAGAAGCAGGAGTCGGAAGCGCTTTTATTTGCCGTAGATGAGCAGGTTGTAAGTGACGTGGAGCGGCGCCTTGTAGACTTGGTGCTCTCTACGAAGAAGGAGCCGGAGCCCAAGCCGGCCCGCATGCCGACCGAGGAGGAACGTAAAGCGGGGCTGGTGCGCGATTGGCTCCATCAGCAGCAGGAGCGCGGCTTCACCCAAGCGGAAATGCCGGACCAGCTCGTTTCGCTGCTGTCGCTCTATTCTACGAAGGTGCCCATTCTGCTCTATGGAGACTATACCACCTCGCGCCGCGTGCACTATGCGGAGCTGAAGAAGCTGCTCGATTCCTTCTTCGATGCGGAGATTACGCTGATTCCTTTGACGGAAAAAGAATGGCTTATCCTCGGTTCGGAGAAAATCCTGACAATGGACGGCGGAGATGACAGGATCTCGGATGAAGAAACGCTGGAGGACAAGCTGGCCGCTATGGGGTACGGTCTGCATGAGATGCTGGAGAATGAATGGGTAGGCGAAGCCCACTTGGCCGTGCATTACCCTATGACCCCCGCCAAATCACTCTACAGCGTGGTGCTGCAGCTGCGTGAGACGATCATGCTGGGGCGCACCTACCATGTGGGGAGCAGTATGCATCTGCCCTGGGAGCTTCAGCTCGAGAAGCTCGTTCATCTCGTGCCGGAAGCGGAGAAGGCCAGTTTCCTCGAAAGGGTGCTGAAGCGGCTCGATGTCGCCTTCGACCCGGAGACGATGACGACGCTGGAGCAGTTTTTTCAGCTGGACTGCAATGTCAGCGAGACGGCGAAAAAACTCTATATTCACCGAAATACGCTGCTGTACCGCCTCGACAAGTTCAAACAGGAGACCGGATTGGACGTTCGGACGTTCAATAACGCGGTTCTTGTGAAGATTGCCATGTTATTGTACAAAGTAACGAAAAGAAAGTGA
- the lgt gene encoding prolipoprotein diacylglyceryl transferase, with the protein MLFAMSTVAFSIGPISVHWYGIILGLAALTGLMLAVQEGKRFGIPSDFFMDMLLIGVPSAIIGARIYYVAFQWDDYKDNPITALYIWQGGIAIYGALIGAIIGAGIYFKRKGYSFWRIADICAPGLIVGQAIGRWGNFINKEAHGGPVDAAFLSNNLHLPSWIVSQMQIDGTYYHPTFLYESLWNLVGLLLLFVLRRQRFLRAGELFLSYFIWYGIGRFFIEGLRTDSLGFTGPDWLAALMNGLWSPMTLLGFTPGDMSMNGGNVRVSQMLALLFIIGAVALMIIRRATGASSEKYSDPIYRRGEAPSQDAGAAGNAAGTPAGTAGNGKQTAGTEHHSKEPDHDPNRTV; encoded by the coding sequence ATGTTATTTGCAATGAGTACCGTCGCATTCTCGATCGGCCCGATCAGTGTGCACTGGTACGGCATTATACTAGGCTTGGCCGCGCTCACGGGGCTTATGCTCGCGGTTCAGGAAGGCAAGCGGTTCGGCATTCCTTCCGACTTTTTCATGGACATGCTCCTGATTGGTGTGCCGTCGGCCATTATCGGGGCACGAATCTATTACGTAGCCTTCCAGTGGGATGATTACAAAGACAATCCGATTACGGCACTCTACATATGGCAGGGTGGCATCGCCATCTACGGGGCTCTGATCGGTGCGATCATCGGAGCGGGCATTTATTTCAAGCGCAAAGGCTATTCGTTCTGGAGGATCGCCGACATCTGTGCGCCCGGACTGATTGTCGGGCAGGCGATCGGCCGGTGGGGCAACTTTATCAATAAAGAAGCACATGGCGGACCGGTGGATGCGGCGTTCCTGTCGAACAATCTCCATCTCCCATCCTGGATCGTGAGCCAAATGCAGATCGACGGCACGTACTATCACCCGACTTTTCTGTATGAGTCGCTCTGGAATTTGGTGGGCCTGCTGCTTCTCTTCGTTCTTCGCAGGCAGCGTTTCCTTCGGGCGGGCGAGCTATTCCTGAGTTATTTTATATGGTACGGCATCGGGCGTTTCTTCATCGAAGGTCTTCGGACCGACAGCCTTGGGTTTACAGGGCCGGACTGGCTGGCGGCTCTCATGAACGGCCTCTGGTCTCCGATGACGCTGCTCGGGTTCACACCGGGTGACATGAGCATGAACGGAGGCAATGTGCGGGTATCCCAAATGCTGGCGCTCCTGTTCATCATCGGTGCTGTTGCGCTTATGATCATTCGTCGGGCTACCGGGGCTTCCTCGGAGAAATATTCGGATCCGATCTATCGCAGAGGAGAGGCTCCGTCGCAGGATGCCGGAGCAGCCGGTAATGCTGCAGGAACCCCTGCCGGCACTGCGGGGAACGGTAAGCAGACAGCCGGAACAGAACACCATTCAAAGGAGCCGGACCATGATCCAAACCGTACTGTTTGA
- a CDS encoding ATP phosphoribosyltransferase regulatory subunit — MSKPKVFEKPTGVKDYLPEAAAKLRSIELNVMQCMERWGYREIITPTLEYYDTVGVASSTEDKKLFKLLDRNGTTLVLRSDMTAPIARVVSSLLQNEAFPLRLSYQANVFRAFEAEAGRDAEFFQTGVELVGDASSESDAEVIALAIACLQAAGVKQFKIAVGHVGFLNGLLQETLKHDAEAQTLLKGCLLNRDYVGYREALQELQLTERVRGELEGILRLRGGQEICRQARELTEDPVAQHAIAHLCEVWDVLQAYGVSDHVLIDLTMIGDFSYYTGMTFEGYAADLGFPVCSGGRYDNLLKQFGRPAPATGFALKTNRILEVVGRETLGRRLRKTLVLYTAGRRADALARAAELRTEEGRTVETRLIPEGFFVAVQGLPYDDVLEFVGEG; from the coding sequence TTGTCCAAACCGAAGGTGTTTGAGAAGCCTACAGGCGTGAAGGACTATCTCCCTGAGGCAGCTGCCAAACTGCGCAGCATTGAGCTGAACGTGATGCAGTGCATGGAACGTTGGGGGTATCGTGAGATTATCACGCCAACGCTGGAATATTACGATACGGTGGGAGTGGCCAGTTCTACGGAAGACAAGAAGCTGTTCAAGCTGCTCGACCGCAACGGAACGACACTGGTGCTGCGTTCCGACATGACGGCACCGATCGCAAGGGTCGTTTCGTCTCTTCTGCAGAATGAGGCCTTCCCTCTGCGACTCTCCTATCAGGCGAATGTGTTCCGGGCCTTCGAGGCGGAAGCCGGCCGGGATGCGGAATTCTTCCAAACCGGCGTGGAGCTTGTCGGTGACGCTTCGTCCGAATCGGATGCCGAAGTGATTGCGCTCGCCATTGCGTGTCTGCAGGCGGCAGGCGTTAAGCAGTTCAAGATTGCCGTGGGTCACGTCGGCTTCCTGAACGGGCTGCTGCAGGAAACGCTGAAGCATGACGCGGAGGCACAGACGCTGCTGAAGGGATGCCTGCTGAACCGCGATTATGTAGGCTATCGGGAGGCGCTTCAAGAGCTGCAGCTGACCGAGAGGGTACGGGGCGAGCTGGAGGGGATTCTGCGGCTGCGCGGCGGCCAGGAAATCTGCCGGCAGGCGCGCGAGCTGACCGAGGACCCGGTAGCCCAGCATGCGATCGCCCACCTTTGCGAGGTATGGGATGTGCTGCAGGCTTATGGTGTCAGCGATCATGTGCTCATCGACCTGACGATGATCGGAGACTTTTCTTATTATACGGGGATGACGTTCGAAGGTTATGCCGCCGATCTCGGCTTCCCGGTATGCAGCGGCGGACGTTACGATAACCTGCTGAAGCAGTTCGGCCGTCCAGCTCCGGCAACCGGATTCGCTCTGAAGACCAACCGGATTCTTGAAGTCGTCGGACGGGAGACGCTGGGACGCCGGCTCCGGAAGACCCTTGTGCTTTATACGGCGGGACGGCGGGCAGATGCACTGGCCCGTGCAGCGGAGCTGAGAACGGAAGAAGGACGTACGGTGGAGACCCGGCTGATTCCGGAAGGATTTTTCGTGGCGGTCCAGGGGCTGCCGTATGACGATGTGCTTGAATTCGTAGGCGAAGGATAG
- a CDS encoding DUF1835 domain-containing protein — MLHIVNGDSFAAKLRKAVPDADILVWRESLYEGPLSVSFTDPKTREARARYFTDLGVPAGQFEHFTSEQEQKLEGFRAYSQIVLWFEYDLYDQAMMIYLLQWFARHNLEKVRLLLICIDSFPGIEPFRGLGSLTPQQILTLMGTWEEVTGEQLELAVRAWNVYAGDNPAELFEFIRGDTAALPFLKRALECHLKRLPSLHNGLSAVLESALIGIRDGIDSPAALFLKISDQWLDYGLGDVQFWRELNDAARCEKPLIVRRGGALPGFGNDNTGASVKEIRLSLTPFGETVLAGKVDQVAVNGICTWFGGLFLSGKGPVWRWNQELGTAVYKK, encoded by the coding sequence ATGCTTCATATCGTAAATGGAGATTCGTTCGCCGCGAAATTAAGAAAGGCCGTGCCGGATGCAGATATCCTGGTGTGGCGGGAAAGCCTGTACGAGGGGCCTTTGTCCGTCTCCTTTACTGATCCGAAGACGCGAGAGGCCAGGGCGCGTTATTTCACGGATCTTGGGGTTCCGGCAGGTCAGTTCGAGCACTTCACTTCCGAGCAGGAGCAAAAGTTGGAGGGATTCCGTGCCTACAGCCAGATTGTTCTTTGGTTTGAGTACGATTTATATGATCAGGCCATGATGATCTATCTGCTGCAGTGGTTTGCGCGGCACAACTTGGAGAAGGTCCGGCTTTTGTTGATTTGCATCGATTCCTTTCCCGGCATCGAACCGTTTCGTGGGCTTGGTTCCCTAACCCCACAACAGATTCTTACATTGATGGGAACGTGGGAAGAGGTAACGGGAGAGCAGTTGGAGCTGGCCGTGCGGGCATGGAACGTCTATGCAGGTGACAACCCTGCGGAGTTATTCGAATTCATCAGGGGGGACACAGCGGCACTACCTTTTCTAAAAAGAGCGTTGGAGTGTCATCTGAAACGCCTTCCTTCCCTGCATAACGGTCTATCAGCTGTGCTGGAGTCAGCATTGATAGGAATCCGGGATGGGATTGACTCTCCGGCAGCGCTGTTCCTGAAGATATCGGACCAATGGCTTGACTATGGGCTGGGGGACGTTCAGTTTTGGAGAGAGCTTAATGATGCTGCCCGATGCGAGAAGCCGCTTATTGTTAGGAGAGGCGGGGCCCTGCCGGGTTTCGGAAATGATAATACAGGCGCATCAGTGAAAGAGATTCGTCTTTCGCTTACCCCTTTCGGAGAAACAGTGCTTGCCGGGAAGGTCGATCAGGTGGCGGTCAACGGGATTTGCACTTGGTTCGGAGGCTTATTTTTATCTGGAAAAGGCCCTGTGTGGCGGTGGAATCAGGAGCTTGGGACAGCTGTTTACAAAAAATAA
- the ppaX gene encoding pyrophosphatase PpaX — MIQTVLFDLDGTILDTNELIIQSFLHTFEGVTAEPLTRHHIIPNMGRPLVEQMVFFSGREEVEDLVAKYRHFNLTRHDELVKEFPKVRETLARLHAAGIRMGVVTSKIRKTTEMGLKLTGIYDYFGSIVTVEDVEKAKPDPEGIRKALQELGADPATAVMVGDSHYDIEAAHNAGLPSVAVAWSLKGMEYLQGYSPTHIIHDIEQLLGIIGLEEKQV; from the coding sequence ATGATCCAAACCGTACTGTTTGACCTCGATGGAACGATTCTGGATACGAACGAATTGATCATCCAATCGTTCCTGCATACGTTTGAAGGCGTGACCGCCGAGCCGCTGACGCGGCATCATATCATACCGAACATGGGCCGGCCGCTTGTGGAGCAGATGGTCTTCTTCTCGGGCCGTGAAGAGGTAGAGGACCTCGTGGCGAAGTACCGCCATTTTAACCTGACCCGTCATGACGAGCTTGTCAAAGAGTTCCCTAAGGTGCGGGAAACCCTTGCCAGACTGCATGCCGCCGGGATCCGCATGGGCGTGGTCACCAGCAAGATCCGCAAAACGACGGAGATGGGTCTCAAGCTGACCGGCATCTACGACTACTTCGGCTCCATCGTAACGGTCGAAGATGTGGAGAAGGCCAAGCCGGACCCGGAAGGGATCCGAAAGGCCCTTCAGGAGCTTGGCGCGGATCCGGCCACAGCCGTGATGGTAGGGGACAGCCACTATGATATCGAAGCCGCACACAATGCGGGGCTTCCTTCCGTAGCGGTAGCCTGGTCCCTCAAAGGTATGGAATATCTTCAAGGGTATTCGCCTACCCACATTATCCATGATATTGAGCAACTGCTCGGCATTATCGGGCTGGAGGAGAAGCAGGTGTGA
- the larA gene encoding nickel-dependent lactate racemase, with translation MPNLRYGRGTVTLDIPPSLSWDSLSYPASLMEASPRLSLERIRQALASPLGSPVLRDIAQGHERAIILISDGTRPCPNRLMLPLLLQELNDAGITDEQVDIVVALGAHRRHTPKELVELAGEEIAARVRIHNHSSDSEDCRYVGTTKLGTPVEINRLVADATLRIATGSIQPHALAGVSGGAKALVPGVASWRTIEHNHGLSLKYPGQAGEADTPLYADMVEAQSFTPLHFVLNVLLNHDNEVLEALAGDLLETHHRGAQLAAQYFLLPAHPLYDSIVVSAGGAPRDLQLYQALKPLRNAAAFTRPGGKVLLVAECREMLGSGVLQDWLETMTDLQRSTAALKQHFVLGAHKLLHVEEVLKRVEVHLYSSLAPHWVDLLGFSPVHDPSEWILSVTQQRNVSLAIIPFGSLTFPAPP, from the coding sequence ATGCCCAATCTGCGATACGGCCGTGGGACTGTAACTCTGGATATCCCGCCCTCTCTGTCCTGGGATTCTCTGTCCTACCCTGCTTCCCTGATGGAGGCATCGCCCAGGCTTTCCTTGGAACGCATCCGGCAGGCACTGGCTTCTCCCCTAGGTTCCCCCGTACTCCGTGATATCGCTCAAGGCCATGAGCGTGCGATCATTCTGATCAGCGACGGGACGCGTCCTTGTCCGAACCGGCTGATGCTGCCCCTTCTGCTTCAAGAGCTGAATGATGCCGGCATCACCGACGAGCAGGTAGACATCGTAGTGGCCTTAGGGGCTCACCGCCGGCATACCCCCAAGGAGCTTGTCGAGCTGGCAGGGGAAGAGATTGCGGCGAGGGTGCGGATTCACAATCACTCGTCGGACTCCGAAGACTGCAGGTATGTAGGAACGACCAAGCTCGGGACTCCCGTGGAAATTAACCGTCTCGTTGCAGACGCCACGCTCAGGATCGCCACAGGAAGCATTCAGCCTCATGCGCTGGCGGGGGTATCCGGAGGAGCCAAGGCTCTTGTTCCCGGTGTGGCTTCTTGGCGCACGATCGAACATAATCATGGGTTATCACTGAAGTATCCGGGACAAGCCGGGGAAGCGGACACTCCCTTATATGCCGATATGGTGGAGGCACAATCGTTCACACCTCTCCACTTTGTTCTGAATGTGCTTCTGAATCATGACAATGAGGTACTCGAAGCCTTGGCAGGGGATCTTTTAGAGACACACCATCGGGGGGCTCAGCTCGCCGCTCAGTATTTTCTTCTGCCGGCACATCCCCTTTATGATAGTATCGTGGTGTCTGCCGGGGGAGCTCCCAGAGATCTGCAGCTTTATCAGGCACTCAAGCCCCTTCGCAATGCGGCTGCCTTTACCCGGCCGGGGGGAAAAGTACTGCTGGTGGCCGAATGCCGCGAAATGCTCGGGAGCGGCGTCCTGCAGGATTGGCTCGAGACGATGACCGACCTTCAACGCAGTACGGCGGCCTTGAAGCAACACTTTGTACTCGGTGCCCACAAACTGCTTCACGTTGAAGAGGTGCTCAAGCGGGTGGAAGTCCACCTCTACTCTTCCTTGGCTCCGCATTGGGTTGACCTGCTCGGCTTCTCCCCTGTCCATGACCCAAGCGAATGGATTCTAAGTGTTACCCAGCAGCGGAACGTCAGTCTGGCAATCATTCCGTTTGGGTCTCTGACGTTTCCAGCCCCTCCTTGA
- a CDS encoding ABC transporter ATP-binding protein has protein sequence MAGVRLNHIVKRYPGAAEATVKDFHLDIKDKEFLVLVGASGCGKSTTLRMIAGLEEITEGELYIGDRLVNDVAPKDRDIAMVFQSYALYPHMNVYQNMAFGLKLRKFKKADIDARVREAAKILDIEHLLDRKPKALSGGQRQRVALGRAIVREPQVFLMDEPLSNLDAKLRVQMRAEIGKLHKRLETTIIYVTHDQTEAMTMGDRIVVMDKGIIQQAATPEEIYNYPKNMFVAGFIGSPSMNFVSGTFAEQNGGVYFKAQGLNVEVPEGKAKVLREKGYIGKEVVMGIRPEDFHEEAIFMEASPNTIVNVNIELSENLGHEMYLYLNGIGTQTVIARVDGRASFKEGTTVKLALDMNKAHFFDKETTQSILVNA, from the coding sequence ATGGCAGGCGTTCGTTTGAACCACATTGTGAAAAGATATCCTGGCGCGGCAGAAGCAACGGTAAAAGACTTCCACTTGGATATCAAGGATAAGGAGTTCCTCGTTCTTGTAGGCGCTTCCGGCTGTGGTAAATCCACGACGCTTCGTATGATTGCCGGTCTGGAAGAAATCACGGAAGGCGAACTGTACATCGGCGACCGCCTCGTGAACGATGTGGCACCAAAGGACCGCGACATCGCGATGGTATTCCAATCCTACGCGCTGTATCCGCACATGAACGTGTACCAGAACATGGCGTTTGGTCTCAAACTCCGTAAGTTCAAGAAAGCCGATATCGACGCACGCGTTCGTGAAGCTGCGAAGATTCTCGATATCGAGCACCTGCTCGACCGCAAGCCAAAAGCACTCTCCGGCGGTCAGCGCCAGCGTGTTGCCCTTGGCCGTGCGATTGTCCGTGAGCCGCAAGTGTTCCTGATGGACGAACCGCTCTCCAACTTGGACGCGAAGCTTCGTGTACAGATGCGTGCCGAAATCGGCAAGCTGCACAAGCGTCTTGAAACAACAATCATCTACGTAACGCACGACCAGACGGAAGCCATGACGATGGGCGACCGGATCGTCGTAATGGATAAAGGCATCATCCAACAGGCCGCAACGCCTGAAGAAATCTACAACTATCCGAAGAACATGTTCGTAGCGGGCTTCATCGGTTCCCCGTCCATGAACTTCGTGTCCGGTACATTCGCTGAGCAGAACGGCGGCGTGTACTTCAAAGCGCAAGGTCTGAATGTTGAAGTACCTGAAGGCAAAGCGAAAGTGCTGCGCGAGAAGGGTTACATCGGCAAAGAAGTGGTTATGGGTATCCGTCCTGAAGATTTCCACGAAGAAGCGATCTTCATGGAAGCTTCCCCGAACACGATCGTGAACGTCAACATCGAACTGTCCGAGAACCTCGGTCACGAAATGTACCTGTACCTGAACGGCATCGGTACACAAACGGTTATCGCCCGTGTAGACGGCCGCGCTTCCTTCAAAGAAGGCACAACGGTGAAGCTTGCGCTCGACATGAACAAAGCGCACTTCTTCGACAAAGAAACGACGCAATCCATCCTGGTGAATGCTTAA
- the hprK gene encoding HPr(Ser) kinase/phosphatase has product MAKKVKVSDLVREFHLEVICGEEGLKRPIATADLYRPGLELAGYYEFHPHDRVQILGKTELTFFDGLTSEERTDRMERICSPKDIPCVILSRSLEAPIELLASANEHKIPVLRTAMATTILASRLTNFLENRLAPTTTIHGVLVDVYGIGMLISGSSGIGKSETALELVKRGHRLIADDAVEIRQTADHQLIGNAPELIRHLLEIRGIGIINVMTLFGAGAVRTEKKIAVVCKLETWQQDKQYDRLGLDEETTRIIDTDVPLVTIPVRPGRNLAVIIEVAAMNYRLKRMGYNAALQFTNKLTESLAEDMDDLD; this is encoded by the coding sequence ATGGCCAAAAAAGTGAAAGTGTCGGATTTGGTGAGAGAGTTCCATTTGGAGGTCATCTGCGGAGAAGAAGGACTGAAGCGTCCGATCGCTACCGCGGATTTGTATCGGCCGGGCCTGGAGCTGGCCGGTTATTATGAGTTTCATCCGCATGACCGTGTGCAGATTCTGGGGAAGACCGAGCTGACGTTCTTCGACGGCTTGACTTCGGAAGAGCGGACGGATCGCATGGAGCGGATCTGCTCGCCCAAGGATATCCCCTGCGTCATTCTGTCGCGCAGCCTGGAAGCGCCGATCGAGCTGCTTGCTTCGGCGAACGAGCATAAGATTCCCGTACTCCGTACGGCGATGGCCACTACGATTCTGGCCAGCCGGCTGACCAACTTCCTCGAGAATCGGCTCGCTCCGACAACGACCATCCATGGCGTTCTCGTTGACGTCTACGGGATCGGGATGCTGATCTCGGGCTCCAGCGGTATCGGTAAAAGCGAGACCGCCCTGGAGCTGGTCAAGCGCGGCCACCGGCTCATCGCGGATGATGCGGTGGAGATCCGCCAGACGGCGGACCATCAGCTCATCGGTAACGCACCGGAGCTGATCCGGCATTTGCTTGAGATCCGCGGAATCGGGATTATCAATGTCATGACGCTGTTCGGGGCAGGTGCGGTACGCACAGAGAAGAAGATTGCCGTCGTCTGCAAGCTCGAGACCTGGCAGCAGGATAAGCAGTATGACCGGCTCGGGCTCGATGAAGAGACGACTCGAATCATCGATACGGATGTCCCGCTGGTCACGATTCCTGTACGTCCGGGCCGTAACCTTGCCGTCATTATCGAGGTGGCTGCAATGAATTATCGCTTAAAGCGGATGGGCTACAACGCGGCGCTTCAGTTTACGAACAAATTGACGGAATCCCTTGCGGAAGATATGGATGATCTGGACTAG
- a CDS encoding acyltransferase: protein MRQTDRYPVDGPNSLWQVYRTIPRWKAVRNFIFIQISRYAPSLPLKLWIYRRILGMKVGRHTSFALMVMVDVFFPERIEVGENTIIGYNSTILTHEYLIKEYRLGHVRIGSNVMIGANTTVLPGVTIGDGAIVGAGSVVHKDVAPYSFVAGNPLQVIRTDVREDDRA from the coding sequence GTGAGACAGACGGACCGCTATCCGGTAGACGGGCCGAATTCGCTCTGGCAGGTGTACCGCACCATTCCGAGGTGGAAGGCGGTCCGCAACTTCATCTTCATCCAGATCTCGCGCTACGCTCCTTCGCTTCCGCTGAAGCTGTGGATCTACCGCAGGATTCTCGGGATGAAGGTGGGACGGCATACATCCTTCGCGCTCATGGTGATGGTCGACGTGTTCTTTCCGGAGAGAATCGAAGTTGGGGAGAATACGATTATCGGGTACAATTCCACGATTCTGACGCATGAATACCTCATTAAGGAATACCGGCTCGGGCATGTGCGAATCGGGTCGAACGTGATGATCGGGGCGAATACGACCGTTCTGCCCGGGGTGACCATAGGCGATGGAGCGATCGTGGGAGCGGGATCGGTCGTACACAAGGATGTGGCTCCGTACAGCTTCGTGGCCGGGAATCCGCTGCAGGTGATCCGGACCGATGTTCGGGAAGATGACCGAGCCTGA
- the ligA gene encoding NAD-dependent DNA ligase LigA, with protein sequence MPSALETMQALIDEINKHNYLYYTLDQPSISDAEWDALYKRLQELEAQTGTILPDSPTLRVGGELLKGFESHRHMARLWSLDKAQTHDDLMAWHARVQKLVNDYNSKHEDDPLPTPSFVVELKFDGLTLNLTYDKGELVQAATRGSGVVGEGILANVKTIRSIPLRIPYTEGKIEVQGEGIMNLSVLEAYNQTAAEPLKNARNAAAGALRNLNPKVTAERKLNAYFYNIGYSESLQFTDHQEMVEFLRENRFKVSPHVKFFDSIEAVEAELQHLVSIRHTFDFLIDGLVVKVNDMRTREVLGYTDKFPRWAVAYKFEAEEAVTTLLGVTWNVGRTGKVTPLARVEPVDLAGVTVQNCTLNNMDDIERKNLKHALGSLIYIRRSNDVIPEILGKVTEEADGEEIVPPSQCPYCGFPLEKKGPHLFCLNRYDCRPQLVGRIAHFASRDAMEIDTFSEKTAEQLYDSLEVRDPSDLYYLTFDQLVGLERFGKKKAENLLSALERSKQCDLASFLYALGIPNTGKTTTKELADHYRSLEKVMTAEPEELVTLPDIGGIVAESISGFFRDPAMLRSIERLLAAGVAPTAEEATVVVDENSEFFGKTVVLTGTLSSMGRDECAKKLEKLGAKVTGSVSKKTDIVIAGESAGSKLTKAQELGIRIIEDEQELLRLLGEA encoded by the coding sequence ATGCCCTCGGCTTTGGAGACGATGCAGGCCCTGATCGATGAGATCAATAAACATAATTACTTGTATTACACGCTCGACCAGCCTTCCATTTCGGATGCGGAATGGGACGCGCTGTACAAGCGGCTGCAGGAGCTGGAGGCACAGACCGGCACGATTTTGCCGGACTCCCCAACTCTGAGAGTCGGCGGGGAGCTGCTGAAAGGCTTCGAATCCCACCGGCACATGGCCCGGCTCTGGAGTCTCGATAAGGCGCAGACCCATGACGACTTGATGGCTTGGCATGCGCGTGTCCAGAAGCTTGTGAATGACTATAACAGCAAGCACGAGGACGACCCGCTGCCTACGCCGTCCTTTGTGGTGGAGCTGAAGTTCGACGGCCTGACGCTGAACCTGACGTACGACAAGGGGGAGCTCGTCCAGGCGGCCACTCGCGGCAGCGGTGTGGTGGGAGAGGGTATCCTGGCGAATGTGAAGACGATCCGCTCCATTCCTCTGCGCATTCCGTACACGGAGGGCAAGATCGAAGTGCAGGGTGAGGGCATCATGAACCTGTCGGTGCTTGAGGCGTACAACCAGACGGCCGCGGAGCCGCTGAAGAACGCCCGCAATGCGGCGGCAGGCGCCCTCCGCAACCTCAATCCCAAAGTCACCGCGGAGCGCAAGCTCAATGCTTATTTTTACAATATCGGCTACTCGGAGTCCCTGCAGTTTACCGATCATCAGGAGATGGTCGAGTTCCTGCGGGAGAACCGTTTCAAGGTCAGTCCCCACGTCAAATTCTTCGATTCGATCGAAGCGGTGGAGGCCGAGCTGCAGCATCTCGTATCGATCCGCCATACGTTCGACTTCCTGATTGACGGACTCGTGGTCAAAGTGAACGATATGCGCACACGCGAAGTGCTGGGCTATACCGACAAATTCCCGAGATGGGCCGTCGCCTACAAGTTCGAAGCCGAAGAAGCCGTCACGACGCTGCTCGGCGTGACGTGGAACGTGGGCCGGACAGGCAAGGTTACGCCTTTGGCCCGGGTGGAGCCCGTCGATCTCGCCGGGGTAACCGTGCAGAACTGCACGCTCAATAACATGGACGATATCGAGCGGAAGAACCTGAAGCATGCGCTTGGCTCGCTGATCTATATCCGTCGTTCGAACGACGTCATTCCGGAGATTCTCGGGAAGGTGACGGAGGAAGCCGACGGGGAAGAGATCGTGCCTCCAAGCCAGTGCCCTTACTGCGGCTTCCCGCTGGAGAAGAAGGGGCCGCATCTGTTCTGCCTGAACCGGTATGACTGCCGTCCTCAGCTGGTGGGGCGCATCGCGCACTTTGCTTCGCGTGACGCGATGGAGATCGACACGTTCAGCGAGAAGACCGCCGAACAACTCTATGACTCTCTCGAAGTTCGCGATCCCTCCGATCTGTATTACCTGACCTTCGATCAGCTTGTCGGACTCGAGCGGTTCGGCAAGAAGAAGGCGGAGAACCTGCTCTCGGCGCTGGAGCGCAGCAAGCAGTGCGACCTCGCTTCGTTCCTGTATGCGCTGGGCATCCCCAACACCGGCAAGACGACGACCAAAGAGCTGGCCGATCATTACCGCAGTTTGGAGAAGGTGATGACAGCCGAGCCGGAGGAGCTCGTTACCCTGCCGGATATCGGAGGAATTGTCGCCGAGAGCATCTCCGGCTTCTTCCGGGATCCGGCCATGCTCCGCAGCATTGAGCGCCTGCTGGCCGCCGGGGTTGCCCCGACCGCGGAAGAGGCGACGGTGGTGGTCGATGAGAACAGCGAATTTTTCGGCAAAACGGTTGTCCTGACCGGCACGCTTTCCTCTATGGGGCGTGATGAGTGTGCCAAGAAGCTGGAGAAGCTCGGGGCCAAGGTAACCGGCAGCGTGTCGAAGAAGACGGATATCGTCATCGCCGGGGAAAGCGCCGGAAGCAAACTGACGAAGGCACAGGAGCTCGGGATCCGCATTATCGAGGATGAACAAGAACTGCTTCGACTGCTGGGAGAAGCTTAG